DNA sequence from the Burkholderia pyrrocinia genome:
CGGGCTGATGAGCTATGCGCGGCACAAGATGCCGCAGATCGGCCGCGACGCGGACGGCGTGTGGCACGCGATCGCGTTCGGCGGCCACGGGATGGCGCCGACCACGGTCGCCGGCGAAACGCTCGCGGCCGCGCTGGCCGAAGGCCGGCCGGTGCCGGACGGCTTCGCCGCGTTCGGGCTCACGCGCACGTTCGGGCTGGCGGGCCTCGCCGCCGCGCAGCTCACGTACACGGCATATCAGGCCCGCGACGCGCTCGCGTCCTGCCGCCGCTGAGCGCCCCGCGGCGGCCGCAACTGCCCGCCGATTAGAGCGGAAGGTCGGCAGGACGCGGATTTCCCACATGCTAGAATGCCTCGTCCAAGCCGCCGCGAAGCCAGAACAAATTCACATGAAAGCAGGAAGCAAGGCCGCCACGTCCGAAAGCCGCGCGCTTGCGTCCGACGCGCGGCGCAAATACGATCCCGAGCAAACCAAGCGCAACATCCTCGATGTCGCCACGCAGGAATTTTCCGCGATGGGCCTCGCCGGTGCGCGCGTCGATGCGATCGCCGAGCGCACGAACACGACGAAACGGATGCTCTATTACTACTTCGAAAGCAAGGAAGGCCTGTACGAGGCCGTGCTGGAGAAGGTGTACGGCGACATCCGCGCGCTCGAGCAGGAACTGCACGTCGGCGACATGGAGCCGCGCGAAGGCATGCGCCGCCTCGTCGAATTCACGTTCGACTATCACGACAAGCATCGCGACTTCGTCCGCCTCGTGTCGATCGAGAACATCCATGGCGCGAAGTATCTCGAGCAGCTCAAGTCGTTCAAGAACCGCAACGTCAGCATCATCAAGACGCTCGAGGAACTGGTCGAGCGCGGCGCGGCAAGCGGCGCGTTCCGCAAGGACATCGACGCGTTCGACCTGCACCTGCTGATCAGCTCGTTCTGCTTCCACCGCGTGTCGAACCGCTACACGTTCGGCGCCGCGTTCGGCCGCGACCCGTCGGCGCCGCGCCTGCGCGCGCGGCATCGCGACACGATCACCGACGCCGTGCTGCGCTACGTCGCCGCGTAAGCGACGGCTGCCCGGGCTCCCGGGCAGCGCCCCCGGGGCATGAAGCAACCGTGCCCTTCCCGCATCAATCCGTCGACGCGGTCGACGCCAGCGCGAT
Encoded proteins:
- a CDS encoding TetR family transcriptional regulator yields the protein MKAGSKAATSESRALASDARRKYDPEQTKRNILDVATQEFSAMGLAGARVDAIAERTNTTKRMLYYYFESKEGLYEAVLEKVYGDIRALEQELHVGDMEPREGMRRLVEFTFDYHDKHRDFVRLVSIENIHGAKYLEQLKSFKNRNVSIIKTLEELVERGAASGAFRKDIDAFDLHLLISSFCFHRVSNRYTFGAAFGRDPSAPRLRARHRDTITDAVLRYVAA